In Arthrobacter sp. SLBN-83, one DNA window encodes the following:
- a CDS encoding sulfite exporter TauE/SafE family protein → MLTTGLVLGAVVMGAGMQRITGMGFALVAAPFLVLLLGPVEGVVLVNVCGAVTAGAIIFRVVKDIDWKRYLLLAASALLGIIPAAFLIRLIPAPVLEISIGVLLAAGLTVLLVLKSATLPERRRYLFTAGGLSGFMNTAAGVGGPAVSMYSIATRWQHKSFAATMQPYFFTIGTFSLISKAITAPATFPVMPLAMWAAVAVACLAGLVLGDLASKFVPARAAQILLIILAYLGAAATIIRGVLDAAA, encoded by the coding sequence ATGCTGACCACCGGGCTGGTGCTGGGCGCCGTCGTCATGGGAGCAGGGATGCAACGGATCACCGGAATGGGCTTCGCCCTGGTGGCCGCCCCCTTCCTGGTCCTGTTGCTGGGGCCGGTGGAAGGCGTGGTGCTGGTGAACGTATGCGGCGCCGTGACGGCGGGGGCCATCATCTTCCGGGTGGTCAAGGACATCGACTGGAAGCGCTACCTGCTGCTCGCGGCCTCGGCACTGCTGGGCATCATCCCGGCGGCGTTCCTGATCCGCCTCATTCCGGCGCCGGTCCTGGAAATCTCCATCGGCGTGCTCCTGGCCGCCGGGCTGACTGTCCTGCTGGTCCTGAAGTCCGCCACCCTGCCGGAGCGCCGCCGCTATCTCTTCACTGCCGGCGGCCTCAGCGGGTTCATGAACACGGCGGCTGGGGTGGGCGGTCCGGCGGTCAGCATGTACTCCATCGCCACCCGGTGGCAGCACAAGTCCTTCGCGGCCACCATGCAGCCGTACTTTTTCACCATCGGCACGTTCTCGCTCATCTCCAAAGCAATTACCGCCCCGGCGACGTTCCCCGTGATGCCGTTGGCCATGTGGGCGGCTGTCGCCGTGGCGTGCCTGGCCGGGCTGGTGCTGGGCGACCTCGCCTCGAAGTTCGTCCCCGCCCGCGCCGCACAGATACTGCTGATCATCCTGGCCTACCTGGGAGCGGCGGCCACCATCATCCGCGGCGTGCTTGACGCCGCCGCCTGA
- a CDS encoding AGE family epimerase/isomerase codes for MTWLDSAAHARWLEAETDRLIRFAEASKVSTGFGWLDNYGKVFADKPTHLWITARMTHSFAVAALMGRPGAATLVDHGINALNGVLHDDEFGGWYAEVDTNGPVNDTKSGYQHSFVLLAAASAVAAGRPGARELLDEALRIADTKFWDRKANMCFDSWNRDFTETEAYRGGNASMHSVEAYLIVADVTGENRWIERALHIAEVLIHDFARNNNYRVFEHFDPEWNPMPEYNTDDQASQFRAYGGTPGHWVEWARLLLHLRAGLEARGLDVPAWLLDDARGLFDAAIRDAWEPDGHRGFVYTVDWEGKPVVTTRIRWVPAEAIGGAAALYIATGEKKYADWYERIWDHARDWFIDYEHGSWKQELDENGNVSSTVWSGKADIYHLWHCLVVPRLPLAPGLAPALAAGLLDSRLNQNLT; via the coding sequence ATGACCTGGCTCGACAGTGCCGCCCACGCACGATGGCTTGAGGCGGAAACCGACCGGCTGATCCGTTTCGCAGAGGCGTCAAAGGTATCCACCGGCTTCGGCTGGCTGGACAACTATGGCAAGGTGTTCGCCGACAAGCCGACCCATCTGTGGATCACCGCCAGAATGACGCACAGCTTCGCGGTCGCCGCACTGATGGGACGGCCGGGTGCTGCCACCCTCGTGGACCACGGCATCAACGCACTCAACGGGGTCCTCCACGATGACGAATTCGGCGGCTGGTACGCCGAGGTGGACACCAACGGCCCGGTCAACGACACCAAGTCCGGCTACCAGCACTCCTTCGTGCTCCTGGCTGCCGCCAGCGCCGTTGCCGCCGGACGCCCGGGGGCCCGGGAACTGCTCGACGAAGCGCTCCGGATAGCCGACACGAAATTCTGGGACCGCAAAGCCAACATGTGCTTCGACTCCTGGAACCGGGATTTCACCGAAACGGAGGCCTACCGCGGCGGCAACGCGAGCATGCACTCCGTGGAGGCCTATCTGATCGTCGCGGACGTAACCGGGGAGAACCGCTGGATCGAGCGGGCGCTGCACATCGCCGAGGTGCTCATCCACGATTTTGCGCGCAACAACAATTACCGGGTGTTTGAGCACTTCGACCCGGAGTGGAACCCGATGCCGGAGTACAACACCGATGACCAGGCCAGCCAGTTCCGGGCCTACGGCGGAACCCCGGGCCACTGGGTGGAGTGGGCGCGGTTGCTCCTGCACCTCCGCGCCGGGCTCGAGGCCCGCGGCCTGGACGTCCCGGCCTGGCTCCTCGACGATGCCCGGGGCCTGTTCGATGCCGCCATCCGCGACGCGTGGGAACCGGACGGCCACCGGGGGTTTGTGTACACAGTGGACTGGGAAGGCAAGCCTGTTGTCACCACCCGCATCCGCTGGGTTCCCGCGGAGGCCATTGGAGGCGCGGCAGCGCTTTACATTGCCACCGGCGAGAAGAAGTACGCGGACTGGTATGAGCGGATCTGGGACCATGCCCGCGACTGGTTCATCGATTACGAGCACGGATCCTGGAAGCAGGAACTGGACGAGAACGGCAACGTCAGCTCGACTGTCTGGTCCGGGAAGGCAGACATCTACCACTTGTGGCACTGCCTGGTGGTCCCGCGCCTTCCGCTTGCCCCCGGGCTGGCTCCGGCACTGGCAGCAGGCCTGCTCGATTCCCGCCTCAACCAAAACCTCACCTAG
- a CDS encoding MFS transporter — protein sequence MSSAISAPSPTRFPYAAMVVLATIAFTAITTELLPSGLLPQISTGLGVSEPVAGYLAAAYAAVIVVTVVPAARLLGKIPRHALLVGLVLTFALSNALVGLAPDFTSAMIARLVGGLAHGLLWTTMAPFVSRVVPADKVGKALAIVFSGNSLGLAIGAPVGTALGGFLGWRAAFMVLAGFGVVLTVLAFWLLPRVQRISDAARPSLRKAIGQPGVKSVAIAWPLLVLAHFALFTYIAPFIREANLPDYATSLSLTVLGGSGLLGIWIAGMTVDSRPRRSLLITTAAIAASMFLLPFAVGNLPVALVLMTVWGAGLGAIGIYNQSAILRAGGEYSEAANGLTVLTIQLGITVGALYGSAALVVGGPLLVPAAAAIPVIAAFVITLAGKRYAYPPGPRERIWLEPRPVSDKVEDPA from the coding sequence ATGTCTTCCGCGATTTCCGCGCCGTCCCCTACCCGTTTTCCCTACGCCGCGATGGTGGTCCTGGCCACCATCGCGTTTACTGCCATCACCACCGAGCTCCTCCCGTCCGGGCTGCTGCCGCAGATCAGCACCGGCCTGGGCGTGTCCGAGCCGGTTGCCGGATACCTGGCGGCAGCCTATGCCGCGGTCATTGTGGTCACGGTGGTTCCGGCGGCCCGGCTGCTGGGGAAGATCCCGCGGCACGCCTTGCTGGTGGGCCTGGTCCTGACATTTGCGCTCAGCAACGCCTTGGTGGGACTGGCCCCGGACTTCACCTCCGCCATGATCGCCAGGCTGGTGGGCGGCCTGGCCCACGGCCTGCTCTGGACCACCATGGCGCCGTTCGTGTCGCGGGTGGTGCCCGCGGACAAGGTGGGCAAGGCCCTGGCCATCGTGTTCAGCGGCAACAGCCTGGGCCTGGCCATCGGGGCCCCGGTGGGAACGGCCCTGGGAGGGTTCCTGGGCTGGCGTGCCGCGTTCATGGTGCTCGCCGGATTTGGTGTGGTGCTTACCGTTCTCGCGTTCTGGCTGCTCCCCCGGGTCCAGCGCATCAGTGACGCCGCCCGTCCGTCCCTGCGCAAGGCGATCGGCCAGCCCGGCGTGAAGTCGGTGGCGATTGCCTGGCCGCTCCTGGTTCTGGCCCACTTCGCACTGTTCACGTACATCGCGCCGTTCATCCGTGAAGCGAACCTGCCGGACTACGCCACCAGCCTCTCCCTCACCGTGCTGGGCGGTTCCGGCCTGCTGGGCATCTGGATCGCCGGCATGACCGTGGATTCGCGGCCCCGGCGTTCGCTCTTGATTACGACGGCGGCCATCGCCGCATCCATGTTCCTCCTTCCCTTCGCGGTGGGGAACCTTCCCGTCGCGTTGGTCCTGATGACCGTTTGGGGAGCCGGCCTGGGTGCCATCGGCATCTACAACCAGTCCGCGATCCTCCGTGCCGGCGGCGAATACAGCGAGGCGGCCAACGGGCTCACCGTCCTCACCATCCAGCTGGGCATCACCGTCGGCGCCCTCTACGGTTCCGCCGCCCTGGTGGTTGGCGGCCCGCTGCTGGTTCCGGCCGCCGCGGCCATCCCGGTGATCGCCGCGTTCGTCATCACCCTGGCCGGGAAGAGGTACGCCTACCCGCCGGGCCCGCGCGAGCGGATCTGGCTGGAGCCCCGCCCTGTCAGCGACAAGGTGGAGGATCCCGCCTAG